The Streptococcus mitis genomic sequence GATCCATGTATTGCTTACCAGAGTTGTCATGATTGGTATCCACAATGATAAAAGGATTTTCCAAGCCCATTTTCTCATACTGGGCAATAGTATCCATCAAATTATCATAGTAGTAATTAGGAATATTCTTACCATACTCATTGATTGCTCCACGAAGAATGGCGTGCGAAAGCGGGTTCCCAGTTGTTTCCACTTCTTTTCCTAAGAAAAGGAAGCTTTGTTTGTTTTGAGCAGCATAAATCCCATTAAACATGACATTGAGATTTCCAGAGGTTGGATTTTTAAACCCAGTAGCAAAATCTGCCCCACTTGCCACAAAGCGGTGTTGCTGGTCTTCAACTGAACGGGCACCAACCGCCATGTAAGAAATCAAATCATCCACAAGCGGAAGATTTTCAGGATAAAGCATTTCATCAGCTGTTGTCATACCTGTTTCTGTGATAACACGATAATGAAGATGTCGAACGGCTTTGATTCCGTTGATGAGGCTAGGGGCTTCTGTCGCATTAGGCTGGTGAATCAAGCCCTTATAGCCATCTCCGTTGGTACGGGGTTTAGCAGTATAAACACGCATAACCATAAAGATACGGTCTGCCACTTCTTCTTGCAAAGCTGCCAAACGCTTAGCGTACTCAAGAACAGCTTCTTCATTGTCAGATGAGCATGGCCCGATTACCAAGAGAATCCGTTGGTCTTCTCCACGTATAATGGCTTCTAGCTCTTTATCGCGCTGAGATTTTCTCTCCAAAGCTTGGCCTTCTAATTTTGATAAGGCACGAACTTCTTCAATATTAATTTTAGGACTTTTTGCTGTAAATACCATAACTCATCTCCTTATAAATCAAACGGATACCAAGTAAAAATTTACTTTTCACAAGGTATCCGCCTCTAAACTATCTCATTTTATTGTCTTTTACCGTGACAGTTTTTAAACTTCTTACCAGAACCACATGGGCAAAGTTCATTCCGTCCAATCTGACTCAAATCCAAATCTTCTGGTATATTTGCTTGGTGGGCAGCGATATTACGGGTCGCTGTTGTACTGATATGGTGTTCTGCTTGTGGTCTTTCTTGTTCATGAATTTGTGCTTTCATCATCAAGCGTGTCACATCAAACTCAATCGAACCAATCATGTCATTAAACATACGGAAACCTTCTGCCTGATACTCGACAACAGGGTTGTTCTGAGCATAGCCACGAAGTCCAACCGCGTTACGTAATTGATCTAGGGCATCGATATGATCTGTCCACTTGTTATCTACCACTCGTAGAATCAAAACTTTTTGGAATTCTTTAACTGCTTCTTCATCGCGTAGTTTTGAAACCTGACTATCGTAAACTTGCAAGGCACGTTGGAAAAGTTCTTCCTTGATGGCCTTATCAGACAAGCCAGACAAATCTTCCATCGTAATAGAATCTTCTGGAAGCAAGTTGTACTTAGCAAAGTTCAAAATTGCTTCGAGTTTTTCATCTTGTTTGGCACGCGCATGACCATCAACGACACGACCAATCGTGCGTTTAATCATAGCCTGAATTTCAGGTGCCAAGTCACGATCTGCAGTAATGACGTCGTAACGTTGAGCGTAGATAATTTCACGTTGTTCACGCATGACGTCATCGTATTGAAGGACTTGTTTACGGGTATCGTAGTTATTTCCTTCGACACGTTTTTGCGCCGCTTCAACTTGACGTGTCAACATACGAGACTCAATGGCCTCCTCAGACATGTTCAAGCGTTCAAAGATTCCCTTCAAACGTTCAGAACCAAAACGTTTCATCAAATCATCTTCAAGAGAGAGGTAGAATTGTGACTCACCTGGGTCTCCTTGACGACCTGAACGTCCACGAAGCTGGTTATCGATACGACGGCTTTCATGACGTTCTGTACCAATAACACAAAGTCCTCCAAGTTCACGAACTCCTTCACCAAGCTTGATGTCGGTACCACGACCGGCCATGTTAGTCGCAATGGTAACAGCACCACGTTGACCAGCATTCATGATGATTTGAGCTTCTTTATAGTGGTTTTTGGCATTCAAGACTTCGTGAGGAACACCAGCTGCGACTAGTTTCTTAGAAATGTAGTCACTGGTTTCAACCGCTACTGTACCAACCAAGACAGGCTGACCTTTTTGGTAACGAGCTTTAACATCTTCGACAACCGCCTTAAACTTAGCCTCGATACTTGCATAAAGAAGGTCTGAGTGGTCAATACGTTGAACAGGACGGTTGGTTGGGATTGGAATAACACGAATGTTGTAAATTTCACGGAATTCTTCTTCCTCAGTCTTACCTGTACCCGTCATACCAGACAATTTCTTGTACATACGGAAAAGGTTTTGGTAAGTGATTGAGGCAGATGTCTTGGTTTCATCCTGAATTGGCACACCTTCTTTAGCTTCAATGGCTTGGTGCAATCCATCAGAATAACGACGACCTTCCATGGTACGACCTGTAAATTGGTCGACAATCAAGATTTCTTGCTCTTCGCTCACCACATAGTCAATATCGAGAAGCATGATGTAGTTGGCACGAAGGGCGTTATCGATAAAGTGAGTCAGAGCTACATTTTCGATGTCATAGAGATTGTCAAGTTTGAAGTAGCTTTCAGCCTTGTCAATCCCTGAATCAGACAAACCAATAGTCTTAGACTGCACATCGATGATGTAGTCGTCTTTGTCCAAAGATTTTACATAGTGGTCTGCCATGTGGTAGAGCTGACTGGTTTCAACTGCATTAGCACCTGATACGATCAAAGGTGTACGGGCCTCATCAATCAAGATTGAGTCAACCTCATCGACCAAGGCATAGTTAAGCGGACGTTGTACCATGTTTTCAGCACGAACGACCATGTTATCACGAAGGTAGTCAAATCCGATTTCTGAGTTGGTTGAGTAGGTAATGTCACACTCATAGGCTTCTTTTTTCTCCATTGGAGATTTGGCAGCCAAGTTAATCCCTACTGACAAACCAAGCCATGAGTACAATTCACCCATTTCAGTCGCGTCACGCTCTGATAGGTATTCATTGACCGTAACTACGTGAACCCCTTTACCTGAAAGGGCGTTGAGGTATACGGGCATGGTCGCAGTCAAGGTTTTCCCTTCCCCTGTACGCATCTCTGGCACGTCACCATGGTGAAGAACGATTCCCCCCATGACCTGAACCTTATATGGGAAGAGACCTAGGACACGTTTGGCACCCTCACGGACAACCGCAAATGCTTCATAAAGCAATGAATCCAGTGATTCTCCATTTTGATAACGTTCTTTAAATTCAACTGTTTTTGCTTTTAGTTGGTCATCTGTCAAAGCAGCCATTTGGTCTTCGTATTTGAAAACCTTGTCAGCCATCTTTTCCAGACGACGGATTTCTCCTTTATCATTTTCGATAATTGTTTTTAAAATATTAGCCATGTTTTTCCTTACTTTAAATTCCGAATATTTTAGAATGTTCTTTTAATTTTAGCACAATTACTGATTATTTTCAAGGAAGAATCCCCATTTTGAAAAGGAAAAAGAGGCTAGTTCCCAAGCTAACCTCTCTGATTTTTATGACTGATTAATTGCCAAAAATCGGCAAAATGGCAAATAGGATAAATAGATTTATCCAAAAAGAAAGACAACAGATAAGTCCAAAAACAAAGAGACTGACTTTCTTGGACAGCAAGGCCATCAAAATCGACAGAATTCCAAAAACTAGTAAAACTTTCTGCATGATTAAGAGATTGATAAATATTCCCAGAACTGGTTTATCCCAAGGAACAAAGAAGAAAGCCAGCCAGATCAGCAGAACTAAACCAATATAGACCTTAGAATAGCGTGTAATAAATGATTTTAGACGTTCCATAAGCAACCTCCTACAAATAGAAAGTAATATAATAATCAATGAAAATCAAAGAGCAAACTAGGAAACTAGCCGCAGACTGTACTTGAGTACGGCAAGGCGATGTTGACGTGGTTTGAATTTGATTTTCGAAGAGTATAAATCAATGCCTTCCACCGTTAGACTCCCCTAGTTCTCGTCTCAAGCGAAACATGTTTTTGAAAAAGATATAGTCTAACCAGTCACTGCCTAGAGATAAGACTATCAAAAGCAACCAAACACCCCAAGTACTAGCATCTGATACATAATTTAGAACAAAAGGGAAAAATAAGAATGAAAAAATTGTCATATCCAAGCTAAACAGAGCTAAAAGGGAAATATAAATCCAGTAGAAATAGTAGATAATGGGGAAAAACTTACTGTTTCTATCAGCATTATCTATCCAATAAAAAAAGTAAAAGCAAGGAAATAAGAGTATCAAATGAAACCAATTAAACGACAGTTTCATCATCGACACCTCCTCTTTAAAATTGTTTTCTTTAGTTTCATTCTATTAAATGTTCTTACCAATATAAATCAATGCTTTCCACCTTTAGACTTCCCCAGTTCCCGTCTCAAGCGAAGCATTTTTTTGAAAAAGAAATAAGTTAACCTATTCAGACCAATAGCTAGCAGGATAAAAAGAAACCAAATTCCCCATAACTTGATATCTGTCAAATTTCTCAAGACGATATTGAAAAACAGAACTGAAATAACTGTCCAAGCAAGGCTAAAAAGAGCATAGAGGGGGATGTAAAACCAGTAAAAATAGTAAAAAATTGGGAAAAATTTACTATCTCTATCAGCCTTTTCAATCCAGCTGAAAAAGTAAAACCAGGGAAATAAGATTATCAATTTAAACAAATGTTTCATCACCAGCCCCTCTCGATTTGACAGCGCTTTCTTTATCTTCATTCTATCAAAAAAATCTGGAAATGTCATTCCAGATTCTACTTTTTTATTTGCGTTTTCTTGCGATGAGATGGATTGGTGTTCCTTCAAAGACAAAGGCCTTGCGGATTTGATTTTCCAAGAAACGCAAGTAAGAAAAGTGCATGAGTTCTTCTTCGTTGACAAAGATAACAAAGGTCGGTGGTTTGGTTGCCACTTGAGTCGCATAGAAAATCTTGAGACGTTTTCCTTTGTCTGTCGGTGTTGGGTTGATGGCAATAGCATCCATAATCACATCGTTCAAGACAGCTGATGGGATACGTGTGTTTTGACTTTCGCTGATTTGCTTGATCATCTCAGGCAGTTTGTGGAGACGTTGCTTGGTCAAAGCAGATACAAAGATAATCGGTGCGTAAGGCAGGTATTGGAACTGCTCACGGATATCTTCTTCCCAGTTTTTCATAGTGTGGTTATCTTTTTCAAGTGTATCCCACTTATTGACCACGATAATCATCCCTTTACCAGCTTCATGGGCAAATCCTGCGATACGCTTGTCGTATTCACGGATGCCTTCTTCCGCATTGATGACCATCAAGACCACATCTGAACGGTCAATAGCACGCATGGCACGCATGACTGAGTATTTCTCAGTATTTTCATAAACCTTACCAGATTTACGCATACCAGCCGTATCAATCATGGTAAACTCTTGACCATCTGTATCTGTAAAGTGGGTATCAATAGCGTCACGCGTTGTTCCAGCAACAGGACTAGCAATGACACGGTCTTCTCCCAAGATAGCATTGATCAAGCTTGACTTTCCAACGTTTGGACGACCAATCAAACTAAACTTAATGACATCTGGATTTTCTTCTTCATATTCATTTGGAAGATTTTCTACAATAGCGTCTAGCACATCCCCTGTACCGATACCATGGACAGATGAGATAGGCAGCGGTTCACCCAAACCGAGAGCATAGAAATCATAGATATCATTTCGCATCTCAGGGTTGTCCACCTTGTTCACTGCCAGGATAACTGGTTTGTGGGTCTTATAAAGCTTACGGGCTACGTATTCGTCCGCATCAGTAATTCCTTCCTTACCAGACACAACAAAGACGATAACATCTGCTTCTTCCATGGCAATTTCTGCCTGGTGCTTGATTTGTTCCATAAAAGGAGCATCGACATCATCGATTCCTCCTGTATCAATCATGCTAAAAGAACGATTGAGCCACTCACCCGTTGCATAGATACGGTCACGTGTTACTCCTTCGACATCTTCTACAATGGAGATTCGCTCACCAGCGATCCGATTAAATAGGGTTGATTTCCCAACATTGGGACGTCCTACAATGGCAATAGTTGGTAGGGCCATAATTTCTCACTTTCTACAATAACTTCTTCTGTTCAAGATTTTTTCTAGTTGAGCTTGGTTCTGCTTGACCAAACTGTTCTGCTAGACGCTGACTCCAGCTTGTTGTCGCACGCGCCCCAGCATAGTCCGCCTGTACACGGTCATAAGCCTCAATCACATCAACTGTTTGTTCCTGATATTCTTCCTCAAAGATAACATTCTCTAGTGGCAGTCTTGGTTTCACATCATGATTTTGATTTGGCACACCCAGTGCCATCCCAAAGACAGGATAAGTGTAGTCAGGTAGGTTAAAAAGCTCTGCCACTTCTTCTGACTTGTAACGAACCAAGCCAATGATGACACCTCCATAGCCCAAACTTTCAGCTGCCAGCAGGGCATTTTGTCCAGCAAGAGCCGCATCGACCGAACTAATCAAGAGACCTTCCACCCCTTGAGGTTGGAATGTATCGGTATGAAGTCGGGCTCCCTTTTCTGCTCGGTTTAAATCTCCGACAAAGAGAAGGAAAACAGCTGACTGGCGAATGGCTTCTTGAGGCACCAATTCATACAAGGCATCTTTCTTCTCTTGACTTCGGACCACAATCACAGAGTAGGATTGGAAATTCTTCCAAGACGAGGCCATCTGGGCTGCTGTCAGGATTTCAGTCAAGTCTTCCTGAGGAAGGGCTTGCTTTTTAAACCTGCGCACTGAAGTATGAGCCTTCATTAATTTGATTGTTTCTGTCATCGACGGTTTACTCCTTCTAAACGAGTCTCCTCAGCCAAATAACGGATGCGTTCCATGACGCGTCTGGCTTCCCAGGTTTCGTCAGGTCCTTGTTTTACTTTAGCAAAATGCTTCTCCAAATCTTCAAAGTCGAAGTTGGAGGTGAAAAAGGTCGGTAAATTTTCCTGCATCCGATATTGGAGAATGACCTGCAGGATTTCATCACGCACCCAAGCTGTTGATTGCTCGGCACCAATATCATCTAAAATCAGGACTTCAGAAAGCTTAAGCTCATCCACCAAGGTCTTGACATTACCATCACCGATAGCATTTTTGACATCAATGACAAAGCTAGGATAGTGGAGGAGAGTTGATGAAACACCGCGTTTTTCTGATAAATCATGGGCTAAGGCAGCCACCATGAAACTTTTACCCACACCAAAGTCTCCATATAGGTAAAGACCTTTTCGAATAGCTGGATATTGCTCCACGAAGGCTAATAGCTTTTCAAAAACTGGCAAGCGACCCAAATCATCCAAGTCAACTTGAGCTAAACTAGCTTTCCTGAGACTAGCTGGCAGATTGATTAACTTGAGACGGTTCTTAATAGCCGCTTCTTTTTCCGCCGCGATTAGTTCAGGAGTTTCTTCATATGAAACGTCCGCATAGCCATGATTCATGACTAGTATAGGCTTGTAGCCTTTGGCAATATAATCTGTATCTCCTCGGAGAAACTTGTCACGCTCGGTAATGTACTGATTAAATTTGGAGATACTGCGATTCAATTCCTCTGGAGTAAGGGATTCTTGCTGGATAAAGGCCGCAACATCAGGATCCTTCATGATTTTCTGGACCAAATCTTGATAATGAAAACGGCTAGGTTGACGTTTGAGTACGTCTCCGACACTTTCCATCTAATCTCCTCCTTTTTCTAATCGAGCTAATAGTTCTTGTTTCTTACGTTCTAGTTCCAGACGAGTTTCCTCGCTGGTTTCATTCTTATAATCTGGATTGCTCCACTTGGGTACATTGGACTTGGTAGGACTGGGTTTACTGCTTTTTTGAGCCTGACTCTTTTGCCCACGTTCACGGATGCGCAAGACTGCCTCTTCTGCCGAATGAATCTTTTGGTATGCATAATCATTGGCTACCTTCATGGCATATTTCTCATTGATGTTTGCCGAATCTACCTTATTAAAGGTCAATAAGAGAATGATATTGATGACTTCATCCAGCAAGCCCAAGCCAGCCATCTGTTGCAAGAGTTCCCTTTCTGTTTGGGTAATGGTTCCCTTGCGTGTTTGCTTGATTTCTGCCAAGAACTGCAGGGCAGTTTTACTTTTGGCTTCTTTGATAATGGTCGTTTCCTTAGGACTAAAGTCAGAGGAAATCGGTTTTTGAGCAATTTTTTCCCGCATGCGTTTGGTTGAAATAACCTGGGAAACAGCTGTTGACTTGGCCAGTTGATAGGTTTCAAACCAAGTCCATTTCTTCTCCTCGGCAATGGCAAAGAGGTTCAAAACATCGGACTGCTCATCCGCAAAGCGAAGCCCATCACGAGCCATCAGCTGACGAAAATGATCCAAGTCAAAATCATTGGCCACTTTCTTCTTGAGACTAAGGTCTTCTTGACTTCCCAGTTCTGCCAAGTCTGGAAAGACTTGATTGAGTGAGACAGGTATTTCTTCTCCCTCAGCACTCTCAACTCTCAAATCCTCCACAGCTGCATCACCAATCTTTTTCTCTAAAAGTCTGCGATAAATAGGATGTTCCAAGAAGTCTTGACTAGATAGAGGAGCATGGAGAGCTAACTGATAAACATCACCCTTTTGATAGAGGGTCAAAAGATTGAAAGCAGATAGGATTTTCAGGGATTTTATCAGTCTATCCATCCCAAAATTGAGATGATTGAGAATGCTTGAAAAAAGATATTCCTTTCTGCCATTATCCCAAAAACTGATCGTATAAAGATAAAGGCTCAGTGCCTCCTGACCGATAATCGGGAGGTAGCACTGTACCAGAGATGAGGTATCTTGCGACACCCGATTATTCTTTAGATAAGAAAAACGGTCAATTGGCTTCATTTATCTTTCCTTTTTCTTTTTAGAGGACTGGGTGATTTGTTGGAGCAAGCTCTCTAACTCACTAACATCCTTAAAACTACGATAGACACTGGCAAAACGCACATAGGTAATCTCATCCAACTCAGCCAACTCCTCCATGACGAGTGAACCAATGTCCTCACTTTGAATTTCGTTTTCATTTCGACCACGGAGTTTCTGTTCGATACGATTGACTACCATGTTGATTTCATCACTTGACACAGGACGTTTCTGGGCTGAGCGGATAATCCCATTAAAGATTTTATCTCTGGAGAATTGTTCTCGTGTGCCATCTTTTTTAACAACCACTAAGGTTCTTTCTTCTACTCGTTCGTAGGTTGTAAAACGGTGCTGGCATTCGTCGCACTCACGTCTTCTACGAATGGTGTTCCCTTCTTCTGCTTGGCGACTATCGATAACACTTGACTTGGTAGCCCCACATTTTGGACAACGCATCCTTTCCCTCCTTATCGTTTTCTTTTCATTATACCATTTTTTAAACGATTCCCAAAACAATTCTACTTTTTGCTTGACAAGTTTTTTGTTTTGTTGTATTATTTAATTAAGACAACTAGATAAAAGAAAGGAGACCAAGATGTCCTGGACATTTGACAACAAAAAACCCATCTATTTACAGATTATGGAGAAAATCAAGCTTCAGATTGTTTCCCATACACTGGAACCCAATCAACAACTTCCAACCGTGAGAGAGCTAGCTAGCGAGGCTGGTGTCAATCCCAACACCATCCAAAGAGCCTTGTCAGACCTCGAACGAGAAGGATTTGTCTACAGCAAGCGAACAACTGGACGATTTGTGACTGAGGATAAGGAACTGATCACCCAATCGCGCAAACAACTATCCGAAGAAGAATTGGAACACTTCGTTTCCTCCATGACCCATTTTGGCTATGAAAAAGAAGAACTACCAGGCGTAGTCGGCGATTATATTAAAGGAGTTTAAGCCTATGTCATTACTAGCATTTGAAAATGTATCCAAATCATATGGAGCAACCCCAGCCCTTGAAAATGTTTCCCTTGAGATCCCAGCTGGAAAAATCGTTGGTCTTCTCGGTCCAAACGGCTCAGGGAAAACAACATTGATTAAACTAATCAATGGCCTCTTACAACCAGATCAAGGACGTGTCCTGATCAACGACATGGAGCCAAGCCCAGCAACCAAGGCCATCGTAGCTTATTTGCCGGATACGACCTATCTCAATGAGCAAATGAAGGTCAAAGAAGCCCTAACCTACTTCAAGACCTTCTATAAAGATTTCAATCTGGAACGCGCCCATCATCTACTTGCAGACCTTGGCATTGATGAAAATAGTCGTCTCAAGAAACTATCAAAAGGAAACAAGGAAAAGGTCCAACTGATTTTGGTTATGAGCCGTGATGCCCGTCTCTACGTTTTAGACGAACCCATTGGTGGGGTGGATCCAGCAGCCCGTGATTATATCCTCAATACCATTATCAACAACTACTCACCAACTTCTACCGTTTTGATTTCTACCCACTTGATTTCAGATATCGAGCCAATCTTGGATGAAATTGTCTTCCTCAAAGACGGAAAAGTCGTTCGTCAAGGCAATGTAGACGATATTCGCTATGAGTCGGGTGAATCCATTGACCAACTCTTCCGTCAGGAATTTAAGGCCTAAGCAAAGGAGATTATTATGTTTTGGAATTTAGTTCGCTACGAATTTAAAAATGTTAACAAGTGGTATTTAGCTCTTTACGCCGCCGTGCTAGTTCTTTCCGTTCTCATAGGAATGCAAGGACACTACTATAATTATGTATCTTTCAAAGATAGCCAACCTGTCTTACTTTTCTTTCTGGCTCTCGTCTTTGGTGGATTGATGATTACGCTTGGGATTTCAACCATTTTCTTGATTATTAAACGATTCAAAGGTAGTGTCTATGACCGACAAGGCTATCTGACTTTGACCTTGCCAGTTTCTGAACACCATATCATCACAGCCAAATTAGTTGGAGCCTTCATTTGGTCTATCCTTAGCTCCACTGTACTAGCTCTAAGCGCTTTTATTATTGTTACCATAACGGTTCCAGAATGGATATCAAATTCTGAGTTGATTCCACTTGTAGGAACATTCCTTCCTCAACTCTCTCTTATGGGGGTATCCTTCCTACTAAATACCATTTCAGGAATCCTCTGCATCTACTTGGCTATTTCCATCGGACAACTTTTCAATGAATACCGTACCGCACTAGCCATTGTAGCTTATATCGGTATCCAAATCGTCATTGGATTTATTGAAGTCTTCTTCAATACCAGTACTAACTTCTATATTAATTCACTTGCAGGATTTAATGATAATTTCTATATGGGAGCAAGCGTAGGCATTGTTGAAGAACTCATATTCATAGCTATCTTTTACCTCGGAACCTACTACATCTTGAGAAACAAGGTTAATTTGCAATAGTTTTAAAGTCTAGCGACAATAACTCGCTAGACTTTTTTCGTTCTCAGGACTTACATTTTTAATATGAAGTATTTAATAAAAAAGAGTATAATAACTTTAAAATTGATTACATGTATATCGATAAGGAGGGCAACTCTTTATGCTGAAAAGATTTGTTACTAAGAAGCACCTCATACTTTACTTCTTTTCTATTGCCATTACTTGGCTGGAAGCAATTATCACACCAGCCCTTGTTCAAAATATTGTTGCTAGTTTTACCAATCAAGAACTAGGCCTTCTTTGGAAAGTTTTGATTTTAGGAATCCTTGGTAATCTCATCCTCTTACTGGGTTTGGCTGGGAAACGTTATTACTACGCTCGTTTGATTACTGACTTCAAATATGGAATCAAGAGTGCTATTTTCAAGCGATTTTTAAACAGTTATGAGATTGATGAAAAAGATATCTTGTCCGACCTAGAAAACGACGTCAAGCAACTAGAAGAAAACTATATTGAGCCAACGATCATCATCATTTCTTCTCTGGGCCTTACCACTGTGTCCATTCTCTATGCCCTATGGACCAATTTTTACCTGGGCTTGATTTTCATCCTCTTCTACTCCTTTCCTGTACTCTGCAGTGCTATCGGATCAAAGCGTTTGGATTCACTTTCTGAAAAGCGGTCCACTGTTAACCAGAGCTACTTAGCAAGCTTGACAAATTTTATTGGTGGTAACCAACAAATTCGCCATTATCAGGGGCAAGACTACTTTTTTGCTCGCTATCAAAAGCAATTACAAACCAGTCTAGATACCGAAATTAACTATGAAAAGCAACGAACTTTAAACAGTCTCTTGATCAATAGCATCGATGCCTTTTGTTCTGTCACACCAATCGTCATCGGTGGCTTTATGACCTACTATAATTATTT encodes the following:
- a CDS encoding 3-deoxy-7-phosphoheptulonate synthase, which translates into the protein MVFTAKSPKINIEEVRALSKLEGQALERKSQRDKELEAIIRGEDQRILLVIGPCSSDNEEAVLEYAKRLAALQEEVADRIFMVMRVYTAKPRTNGDGYKGLIHQPNATEAPSLINGIKAVRHLHYRVITETGMTTADEMLYPENLPLVDDLISYMAVGARSVEDQQHRFVASGADFATGFKNPTSGNLNVMFNGIYAAQNKQSFLFLGKEVETTGNPLSHAILRGAINEYGKNIPNYYYDNLMDTIAQYEKMGLENPFIIVDTNHDNSGKQYMDQIRIVRQTLINRDWNEKIKQYVRGFMIESYLEDGRQNEPEVFGKSITDPCLGWENTEALVREIYQTLGE
- the secA gene encoding preprotein translocase subunit SecA; this encodes MANILKTIIENDKGEIRRLEKMADKVFKYEDQMAALTDDQLKAKTVEFKERYQNGESLDSLLYEAFAVVREGAKRVLGLFPYKVQVMGGIVLHHGDVPEMRTGEGKTLTATMPVYLNALSGKGVHVVTVNEYLSERDATEMGELYSWLGLSVGINLAAKSPMEKKEAYECDITYSTNSEIGFDYLRDNMVVRAENMVQRPLNYALVDEVDSILIDEARTPLIVSGANAVETSQLYHMADHYVKSLDKDDYIIDVQSKTIGLSDSGIDKAESYFKLDNLYDIENVALTHFIDNALRANYIMLLDIDYVVSEEQEILIVDQFTGRTMEGRRYSDGLHQAIEAKEGVPIQDETKTSASITYQNLFRMYKKLSGMTGTGKTEEEEFREIYNIRVIPIPTNRPVQRIDHSDLLYASIEAKFKAVVEDVKARYQKGQPVLVGTVAVETSDYISKKLVAAGVPHEVLNAKNHYKEAQIIMNAGQRGAVTIATNMAGRGTDIKLGEGVRELGGLCVIGTERHESRRIDNQLRGRSGRQGDPGESQFYLSLEDDLMKRFGSERLKGIFERLNMSEEAIESRMLTRQVEAAQKRVEGNNYDTRKQVLQYDDVMREQREIIYAQRYDVITADRDLAPEIQAMIKRTIGRVVDGHARAKQDEKLEAILNFAKYNLLPEDSITMEDLSGLSDKAIKEELFQRALQVYDSQVSKLRDEEAVKEFQKVLILRVVDNKWTDHIDALDQLRNAVGLRGYAQNNPVVEYQAEGFRMFNDMIGSIEFDVTRLMMKAQIHEQERPQAEHHISTTATRNIAAHQANIPEDLDLSQIGRNELCPCGSGKKFKNCHGKRQ
- the der gene encoding ribosome biogenesis GTPase Der encodes the protein MALPTIAIVGRPNVGKSTLFNRIAGERISIVEDVEGVTRDRIYATGEWLNRSFSMIDTGGIDDVDAPFMEQIKHQAEIAMEEADVIVFVVSGKEGITDADEYVARKLYKTHKPVILAVNKVDNPEMRNDIYDFYALGLGEPLPISSVHGIGTGDVLDAIVENLPNEYEEENPDVIKFSLIGRPNVGKSSLINAILGEDRVIASPVAGTTRDAIDTHFTDTDGQEFTMIDTAGMRKSGKVYENTEKYSVMRAMRAIDRSDVVLMVINAEEGIREYDKRIAGFAHEAGKGMIIVVNKWDTLEKDNHTMKNWEEDIREQFQYLPYAPIIFVSALTKQRLHKLPEMIKQISESQNTRIPSAVLNDVIMDAIAINPTPTDKGKRLKIFYATQVATKPPTFVIFVNEEELMHFSYLRFLENQIRKAFVFEGTPIHLIARKRK
- a CDS encoding NADPH-dependent oxidoreductase; its protein translation is MTETIKLMKAHTSVRRFKKQALPQEDLTEILTAAQMASSWKNFQSYSVIVVRSQEKKDALYELVPQEAIRQSAVFLLFVGDLNRAEKGARLHTDTFQPQGVEGLLISSVDAALAGQNALLAAESLGYGGVIIGLVRYKSEEVAELFNLPDYTYPVFGMALGVPNQNHDVKPRLPLENVIFEEEYQEQTVDVIEAYDRVQADYAGARATTSWSQRLAEQFGQAEPSSTRKNLEQKKLL
- the dnaI gene encoding primosomal protein DnaI, which translates into the protein MESVGDVLKRQPSRFHYQDLVQKIMKDPDVAAFIQQESLTPEELNRSISKFNQYITERDKFLRGDTDYIAKGYKPILVMNHGYADVSYEETPELIAAEKEAAIKNRLKLINLPASLRKASLAQVDLDDLGRLPVFEKLLAFVEQYPAIRKGLYLYGDFGVGKSFMVAALAHDLSEKRGVSSTLLHYPSFVIDVKNAIGDGNVKTLVDELKLSEVLILDDIGAEQSTAWVRDEILQVILQYRMQENLPTFFTSNFDFEDLEKHFAKVKQGPDETWEARRVMERIRYLAEETRLEGVNRR
- a CDS encoding DnaD domain protein, giving the protein MKPIDRFSYLKNNRVSQDTSSLVQCYLPIIGQEALSLYLYTISFWDNGRKEYLFSSILNHLNFGMDRLIKSLKILSAFNLLTLYQKGDVYQLALHAPLSSQDFLEHPIYRRLLEKKIGDAAVEDLRVESAEGEEIPVSLNQVFPDLAELGSQEDLSLKKKVANDFDLDHFRQLMARDGLRFADEQSDVLNLFAIAEEKKWTWFETYQLAKSTAVSQVISTKRMREKIAQKPISSDFSPKETTIIKEAKSKTALQFLAEIKQTRKGTITQTERELLQQMAGLGLLDEVINIILLLTFNKVDSANINEKYAMKVANDYAYQKIHSAEEAVLRIRERGQKSQAQKSSKPSPTKSNVPKWSNPDYKNETSEETRLELERKKQELLARLEKGGD
- the nrdR gene encoding transcriptional regulator NrdR, which translates into the protein MRCPKCGATKSSVIDSRQAEEGNTIRRRRECDECQHRFTTYERVEERTLVVVKKDGTREQFSRDKIFNGIIRSAQKRPVSSDEINMVVNRIEQKLRGRNENEIQSEDIGSLVMEELAELDEITYVRFASVYRSFKDVSELESLLQQITQSSKKKKER
- a CDS encoding GntR family transcriptional regulator, which codes for MSWTFDNKKPIYLQIMEKIKLQIVSHTLEPNQQLPTVRELASEAGVNPNTIQRALSDLEREGFVYSKRTTGRFVTEDKELITQSRKQLSEEELEHFVSSMTHFGYEKEELPGVVGDYIKGV
- a CDS encoding ABC transporter ATP-binding protein → MSLLAFENVSKSYGATPALENVSLEIPAGKIVGLLGPNGSGKTTLIKLINGLLQPDQGRVLINDMEPSPATKAIVAYLPDTTYLNEQMKVKEALTYFKTFYKDFNLERAHHLLADLGIDENSRLKKLSKGNKEKVQLILVMSRDARLYVLDEPIGGVDPAARDYILNTIINNYSPTSTVLISTHLISDIEPILDEIVFLKDGKVVRQGNVDDIRYESGESIDQLFRQEFKA